One Corvus moneduloides isolate bCorMon1 chromosome 21, bCorMon1.pri, whole genome shotgun sequence DNA window includes the following coding sequences:
- the NOTCH1 gene encoding neurogenic locus notch homolog protein 1 isoform X1: protein MERLLAPGLLVLLLPALTRGLRCSQLAESCLNGGKCETSPNGTEVCQCSGAYVGERCQLPNPCLSSPCKNAGTCTAVVRGSTVDYTCACRLGFTDELCLTPRNNVCLSNPCRNGGTCDLLTLSEYKCRCPPGWSGKTCQQADPCASNPCANGGQCVPFEAHYICRCTAGFHGANCKQDVNECNISPPVCKNGGSCTNEVGTYQCSCKPAYTGQNCEHLYVPCNPSPCQNGGTCRQIGDTTYDCTCLPGFTGQNCEENINDCPGNNCKNGGTCVDGVNTYNCQCPPEWTGQYCTEDVDECQLMPNACQNGGTCHNNHGGYNCVCVNGWTGEDCSENIDDCAMAACFHGATCHDRVASFYCECPHGRTGLLCHLDDACISNPCNEGSNCDTNPVNGKAICTCPSGYMGPACNQDVDECSLGANPCEHAGKCINTQGSFQCQCLQGYSGPRCEIDVNECLSNPCQNDATCLDQIGEFQCICMPGYEGVYCEINTDECASSPCLHNGNCLDKINEFHCECPTGFNGHLCQFDIDECASTPCKNGAKCVDGPNTYSCECTEGFTGTHCEIDIDECDPDPCHYGTCKDSIASFTCLCQPGYTGHRCDININECQSQPCKNGGTCQDRNNAYNCICLKGTTGPNCEINLDDCASNPCDYGKCIDKINGYECTCEPGYTGRMCNINIDECASNPCHNGGTCKDGINGFTCLCPEGFHDPKCLSEVNECNSNPCIHGKCHDGLNGYKCDCDPGWSGTNCDINNNECESNPCMNGGTCKDMTSGYICTCREGFSGPNCQTNINECASNPCLNQGTCIDDVAGYTCNCLLPYTGATCEDVLAPCAGSPCKNGGECQESEDYKSFSCSCPPGWQGQTCEIDINECVKSPCRNGATCQNTNGSYRCACRTGFSGRNCDTDIDDCKPNPCHNGGSCSDGIGTFFCECLAGFRGPKCEEDINECASNPCKNGANCTDCVNSYTCTCPSGFSGIHCENNTPDCTESSCFNGGTCVDGINTFTCVCLPGFTGSYCEHNINECDSKPCLNGGTCQDSYGTYKCTCPQGYTGLNCQNLVRWCDSSPCKNGGKCWQTSNLYHCECNSGWTGLYCDVPSVSCEVAAKQQGIDVAHLCRNSGLCVDTGNTHFCRCQAGYTGSYCEEQVDECSPNPCQNGATCTDYLGGYSCECVAGYHGVNCSEEINECLSHPCQNGGTCIDLINTYKCSCPRGTQGVHCEINVDDCSPFFDPVTLGPKCFNNGKCKDRVGGYSCICPPGFVGERCEGDVNECLSNPCDARGTQNCVQRVNDYKCECRPGYAGRRCDTVVDGCKGKPCRNGGTCAVASNTGRGFICKCPPGFVGATCENDSRTCGNLHCLNGGTCISIHKSSKCMCTPAFTGPECQYPASSPCTSNPCYNGGTCEFFSDASPYYRCNCPANFNGLNCHILDFDFQGGIGQDIIPPKIEEKCEIAVCAGYAGNKICDGKCNNHACGWDGGDCSLNFNDPWKNCSQSLQCWKYFNDGKCDSQCNNAGCLYDGFDCQKYEGQCNPLYDQYCKDHFSDGHCDQGCNNFECEWDGLDCANNMPEKLADGTLVVVVLITPENLKNNSFNFLRELSRVLHTNVVFKKNPKGEYMIFPYYGNEEELKKHYIKRSTEDWSDMSSAVINKVKSSLYSRAGRRQKRELDQMDIRGSIVYLEIDNRQCIQSSSQCFQSATDVAAFLGALASLGNLNIPYKIEAVKSETAEPTKNSQLYPMYVVVAALVLLAFIGLGVLVSRKRRREHGQLWFPEGFKVTESSKKKRREPLGEDSVGLKPLKNASDGTLMDDNQNEWGDEETLDTKKFRFEEQAMLPDTDDQTDHRQWTQQHLDAADLRISSMAPTPPQGEIDADCMDVNVRGPDGFTPLMIASCSGGGLETGNSEEEDDAPAVISDFIYQGASLHNQTDRTGETALHLAARYSRSDAAKRLLEASADANIQDNMGRTPLHAAVSADAQGVFQILIRNRATDLDARMHDGTTPLILAARLAVEGMLDDLINCHADVNAVDDLGKSALHWAAAVNNVEAAMVLLKNGANKDMQNNKEETPLFLAAREGSYETAKVLLDHFANRDITDHMDRLPRDIAQERMHHDIVRLLDEYNLVRSPPLHNGPLGAPTLSPPLCSPNSYIGNLKPAVQGKKARKPSTKGLSCNGKDAKDLKARRKKSQDGKGCLLDNSSVLSPVDSLESPHGYLSDVASPPLMTSPFQQSPSMPLNHLPGMPDAHLSINHLNMAGKQDMAMGNSSRMGFDSVPPRLSHLPVSSPSTVMSSGPMSFSVGGGAGLNGQCDWLSRLQNGMVQSQYNPLRGNLQPGAHQQPQNLQHGMMTSLHNGLPTTSLSQMMSYQAMPSTRLASQPHLMQSQQLQQMQQQQQLQQPNLQPQQQQPQQPQQPPPQPQQQQQHHNPGSNGSGHMGQNFLGTELSQPDLQPVSSSAMAVHTILPQDSQLLPTSLPSSLAQPMTTTQFLTPPSQHSYSSPLDNTPSHQLQVPDHPFLTPSPESPDQWSSSSPHSNVSDWSEGISSPPTSMQSQMGHIPEAFK from the exons GTGTAGCGGTGCCTACGTGGGCGAGCGGTGCCAGCTGCCCAACCCCTGCCTGAGCTCCCCCTGCAAGAACGCCGGCACCTGCACCGCGGTGGTGCGCGGCAGCACCGTGGATTACACCTGCGCCTGCCGCCTGGGCTTCACCGACGAGCTGTGCCTGACGCCCCGCAACAACGTCTGCCTCAGCAACCCCTGCCGCAATGGCGGCACCTGCGACCTGCTGACGCTCAGCGAGTACAAGTGCCGCTGCCCGCCCGGCTGGTCAG gcaaAACCTGCCAGCAGGCCGACCCCTGCGCCTCCAACCCCTGCGCCAACGGGGGCCAGTGCGTGCCCTTCGAAGCCCACTACATCTGCCGCTGCACCGCCGGCTTCCACGGCGCCAACTGCAAGCAGGACGTCAATGAGTGCAACATCTCCCCGCCCGTCTGCAAGAACGGGGGCAGCTGCACCAACGAGGTGGGCACCTACCAGTGCTCCTGCAAGCCGGCCTACACCGGGCAGAACTGCGAGCACCTCTACGTGCCCTGCAACCCCTCGCCCTGCCAGAACGGGGGCACCTGCCGCCAGATCGGAGACACCACCTACGACTGCACCTGCCTGCCAG GGTTCACGGGTCAGAACTGTGAGGAGAACATCAATGACTGTCCGGGCAACAACTGCAAGAATGGGGGCACCTGTGTGGATGGCGTCAACACCTACAACTGCCAGTGCCCACCGGAGTGGACAG GTCAGTACTGCACTGAGGACGTGGACGAGTGCCAGCTGATGCCCAACGCCTGCCAGAACGGTGGCACCTGCCACAACAACCACGGCGGCTACAACTGTGTCTGTGTCAACGGCTGGACGGGCGAGGACTGCAGCGAGAACATCGATGACTGCGCCATGGCCGCCTGCTTCCACGGGGCCACCTGCCACGACCGGGTGGCCTCCTTCTACTGCGAGTGCCCCCACGGCCGCACAG GTCTGCTGTGCCACCTGGACGACGCCTGCATCAGCAACCCCTGCAACGAGGGCTCCAACTGCGACACCAACCCCGTCAATGGCAAAGCCATCTGCACGTGTCCTTCGGGGTACATGGGGCCAGCCTGCAACCAGGACGTGGACGAGTGTTCGCTGG GAGCCAACCCATGTGAGCATGCAGGGAAGTGCATCAACACTCAAGGGTCCTTCCAGTGCCAGTGTCTGCAGGGCTACTCGGGCCCTCGCTGTGAGATCGATGTCAATGAGTGCCTCTCCAACCCCTGCCAGAATGATGCCACCTGCCTGGACCAGATCGGGGAGTTCCAGTGCATCTGCATGCCCG GGTACGAGGGGGTTTACTGCGAGATCAACACGGACGAGTgtgccagcagcccctgcctgcacaACGGCAATTGCCTTGACAAGATCAACGAGTTCCACTGCGAGTGCCCCACTG GCTTCAACGGGCACCTGTGCCAGTTTGACATTGACGAGTGTGCCAGCACCCCCTGCAAGAATGGTGCCAAGTGCGTGGATGGCCCCAACACCTACAGCTGCGAGTGCACAGAAG GTTTCACGGGCACCCACTGCGAGATCGACATCGATGAGTGTGACCCTGACCCATGCCACTACGGGACCTGCAAGGACAGCATCGCCTCCTTCACCTGCCTCTGCCAGCCCGGCTACACGGGCCACCGCTGCGACATCAACATCAACGAgtgccagagccagccctgcaaAAACGGGGGGACCTGCCAGGACAGGAACAACGCCTACAACTGCATCTGCCTCAAAGGGACCACGG gccCCAACTGCGAGATCAACCTGGACGACTGTGCCAGCAACCCCTGCGACTACGGCAAGTGTATCGACAAGATCAATGGCTACGAGTGCACCTGCGAGCCGGGGTACACAG ggcGCATGTGCAACATCAACATCGATGAGTGTGCCAGCAACCCCTGCCACAACGGGGGCACGTGCAAGGATGGCATCAACGGCTTCACCTGCCTCTGCCCCGAGGGCTTCCACGACCCCAAGTGCCTGTCCGAAGTGAACGAGTGCAACAGCAACCCCTGCATCCATGGGAAATGCCACGATGGATTGAATGG CTACAAGTGTGACTGTGACCCTGGCTGGAGTGGGACAAACTGTGACATTAACAACAATGAGTGTGAATCCAATCCCTGCATGAACGGTGGCACCTGCAAGGACATGACCAGTGGCTACATCTGCACCTGCAGGGAGGGCTTCAGCG GCCCCAACTGCCAGACCAATATCAATGAATGCGCTTCCAACCCCTGCCTGAACCAGGGCACGTGCATCGATGATGTTGCTGGCTACACCTGCAACTGCCTCCTGCCCTACACAG GAGCCACCTGTGAGGATGTGCTGgccccctgtgctggcagcccctgcAAGAACGGCGGCGAGTGCCAGGAGTCAGAGGACTACAAGAGCTTCTCCTGCAGTTGCCCCCCTGGCTGGCAAG gtCAGACCTGTGAGATCGACATCAATGAGTGTGTGAAGAGCCCCTGCCGGAATGGGGCCACGTGCCAGAACACCAACGGGAGCTACCGCTGCGCCTGCCGGACCGGCTTCTCCGGCCGCAACTGCGACACCGACATCGACGACTGCAAGCCCA ATCCGTGCCACAACGGTGGCTCCTGCTCTGATGGCATTGGCACGTTCTTCTGCGAGTGCCTGGCTGGTTTCCGTGGGCCCAAGTGCGAGGAAGACATCAATGAGTGCGCCAGCAACCCCTGCAAGAACGGGGCCAACTGCACCGACTGCGTCAACAGCTACACCTGCACCTGCCCCTCCGGCTTCAGCGGCATCCACTGTGAGAACAACACCCCTGACTGCACAGAGAG CTCGTGCTTCAACGGTGGTACCTGCGTGGATGGCATCAACACCTTCACCTGCGTCTGCCTGCCCGGCTTCACAGGCAGCTACTGTGAGCACAACATCAATGAGTGTGACTCCAAGCCGTGCCTGAACGGGGGCACATGTCAGGACAGCTACGGGACGTACAAGTGCACCTGTCCCCAGGGATACACTGGGCTCAACTGCCAG AACCTGGTGCGTTGGTGCGACTCCTCTCCCTGCAAAAACGGGGGCAAGTGCTGGCAGACCAGCAACCTGTACCACTGCGAGTGCAACAGCGGCTGGACAGGGCTCTACTGCGATGTCCCCAGTGTGTCCTGCGAGGTGGCTGCTAAGCAGCAAG GTATCGATGTAGCACATCTCTGCAGGAACTCGGGGCTCTGTGTAGACACTGGCAACACCCATTTCTGCCGCTGCCAAGCCGGCTACACCGGCAGCTACTGCGAGGAGCAGGTGGACGAGTGCTCCCCCAACCCCTGCCAGAACGGAGCCACCTGCACAGACTACCTGGGAGGCTACTCCTGCGAG TGTGTGGCTGGTTATCATGGAGTTAACTGCTCAGAGGAGATCAATGAGTGCTTGTCCCACCCGTGCCAGAATGGAGGAACCTGCATCGATCTCATCAATACGTACAAATGCTCCTGCCCCAGAGGAACTCAAG GGGTGCACTGTGAGATCAATGTGGATGACTGCAGCCCTTTCTTTGATCCTGTCACCCTGGGGCCCAAGTGCTTTAACAATGGCAAGTGCAAGGATCGGGTAGGTGGCTACAGCTGCATCTGCCCCCCTGGCTTTGTAGGGGAGCGCTGCGAGGGAGATGTCAACGAGTGCCTGTCCAACCCCTGCGACGCCCGTGGCACCCAGAACTGCGTGCAGCGGGTCAACGACTACAAATGCGAGTGCCGACCTGGCTATGCGG GCCGTCGCTGTGACACCGTGGTGGATGGCTGCAAAGGCAAACCCTGCAGGAATGGGGGGACCTGTGCTGTTGCCAGCAACACTGGCCGTGGCTTCATCTGCAAGTGCCCCCCG GGATTCGTGGGTGCCACCTGCGAGAACGACTCCCGCACCTGTGGGAACCTGCACTGCCTGAACGGTGGCACCTGCATCTCCATCCACAAGAGCTCCAAGTGCATGTGCACGCCGGCCTTCACGGGCCCCGAATGCCAGtacccagccagcagcccctgcacctCCAACCCCTGCTACAACGGGGGCACCTGCGAGTTCTTCAGCGACGCCTCGCCCTACTACCGCTGCAACTGCCCCGCCAACTTCAACGGCCTCAACTGCCACATCCTCGACTTCGACTTCCAGGGTGGCATCGGGCAGGACATCATCCCCCCCAAAATCGAGGAGAAGTGCGAGATCGCCGTGTGCGCGGGGTACGCCGGCAACAAGATCTGTGATGGGAAATGCAACAACCACGCCTGCGGCTGGGACGGGGGCGACTGCTCCCTCAACTTCAACGATCCCTGGAAGAACTGCTCCCagtctctgcagtgctggaagtATTTCAACGATGGCAAGTGTGACTCTCAGTGCAATAATGCTGGCTGCCTCTACGATGGGTTTGACTGCCAGAAATATGAGGGGCAGTGCAA ccctctGTATGACCAGTACTGCAAAGATCACTTCTCGGATGGTCACTGTGACCAGGGTTGCAACAATTTTGAGTGTGAGTGGGATGGTCTGGACTGTGCAAACAACATGCCAGAGAAGCTGGCAGATGGCACGCTGGTGGTGGTGGTCCTCATCACCCCCGAGAACCTGAAGAACAACTCCTTCAACTTCCTGCGGGAGCTGAGCCGTGTCCTGCACACCAACGTGGTCTTCAAGAAGAACCCCAAGGGGGAATATATGATCTTCCCATACTATGGCAATGAGGAGGAACTGAAAAAACATTACATCAAGAGGTCCACAGAGGACTGGTCAGATATGTCCAGTGCTGTCATCAACAAAGTGAAGAGCAGTCTCTactccagggctggcaggaggcagaagAGGGAGCTCGATCAGATGGACATCAGAGG aTCCATCGTCTACTTGGAAATTGATAACCGCCAGTGCATCCAGTCATCTTCCCAGTGCTTCCAGAGTGCCACCGATGTGGCAGCATTCCTGGGAGCCTTGGCCTCCCTCGGCAACCTGAACATACCCTACAAAATAGAAGCTGTTAAAA GTGAAACAGCGGAGCCCACGAAGAACTCCCAGCTGTATCCTATGTACGTGGTGGTGGCTGCGCTGGTCTTGCTCGCCTTCATCggactgggagtgctggtgtCTCGCAAGCGGCGCAGGGAGCATGGGCAGCTTTGGTTCCCAGAGGGCTTCAAAGTGACGGAGTCGAGCAAGAAGAAGCGCCGGGAACCCCTCGGGGAGGATTCTGTTGGACTGAA acccCTCAAAAATGCTTCGGACGGCACGCTGATGGATGACAACCAGAATGAGTGGGGCGATGAGGAGACCTTGGACACCAAGAAGTTCAGG TTCGAGGAGCAGGCAATGCTGCCGGACACAGATGACCAGACAGATCACAGGCAGTGgacacagcagcacctggacGCTGCTGACCTGCGCATTTCCTCCATGGCTCCTACCCCTCCACAGGGGGAAATTGATGCTGACTGCATGGATGTCAACGTCAGAGGGCCGG ACGGCTTCACCCCCCTCATGATCGCCTCGTGCAGCGGAGGAGGGCTGGAGACCGGCAACAGCGAGGAGGAGGACGATGCTCCCGCCGTCATCTCGGACTTCATCTACCAGGGCGCCAGTCTGCACAACCAGACTGACCGCACCGGCGAGACCGCCCTGCACCTGGCCGCCAGGTACTCCCGCTCGGACGCTGCCAAGCGCCTGCTGGAGGCCAGCGCTGATGCCAACATCCAGGACAACATGGGCCGGACACCCCTGCACGCCGCCGTCTCTGCCGATGCCCAAGGAGTCTTCCAG ATCCTGATTAGGAACAGGGCAACAGACCTGGATGCCCGAATGCATGACGGGACCACTCCCCTGATCCTGGCCGCTCGCTTGGCTGTGGAGGGGATGCTGGATGACCTCATCAACTGCCACGCTGACGTCAACGCCGTGGATGATTTAG gcaagtcagccctgcactgggcagctgctgtgaaTAACGTGGAAGCTGCAATGGTCCTCCTGAAGAATGGTGCCAATAAGGACATGCAGAATAATAAG GAGGAGACTCCACTGTTCCTGGCAGCCAGAGAAGGGAGCTACGAAACTGCCAAGGTCCTGCTGGACCATTTTGCCAACCGGGACATCACGGACCACATGGACCGCCTGCCGCGGGACATCGCCCAGGAGCGCATGCACCACGACATCGTCCGGCTGCTGGACGAGTACAACTTGGTGCGGAGCCCTCCCCTGCACAACGGCCCCCTGGGGGCACCCACCCTGTCCCCCCCGCTCTGCTCCCCCAACAGCTACATCGGCAACCTCAAACCCGCCGTGCAGGGCAAGAAGGCCAGGAAGCCGAGCACCAAGGGGCTGAGCTGCAATGGCAAGGATGCCAAAGACCTCAAAGCCCGGAGGAAAAAGTCCCAAGATGGAAAAGGGTGTCTGCTTGACAACTCCAGCGTGTTGTCTCCAGTGGACTCCCTGGAGTCGCCCCACGGGTACCTCTCAGACGTGGCCTCTCCCCCACTGATGACCTCTCCGTTCCAGCAGTCCCCTTCCATGCCTCTGAACCACCTGCCAGGCATGCCCGATGCCCACCTGAGCATCAACCACCTCAACATGGCGGGCAAGCAGGATATGGCCATGGGCAACTCCAGCAGGATGGGCTTCGATTCGGTGCCGCCGCGCCTGTCCCACCTGCCGGTGTCCAGCCCCAGCACGGTGATGAGCAGTGGCCCCATGAGCTTCTCGgtgggcggcggggccgggctgaACGGGCAGTGTGACTGGCTCAGCAGGCTGCAGAACGGGATGGTGCAGAGCCAGTACAACCCCCTGCGAGGCAACCTGCAGCCCGGGGcgcaccagcagccccagaacCTGCAGCACGGCATGATGACCTCCCTGCACAACGGGCTGCCCACCACCAGCTTGTCGCAGATGATGAGCTACCAGGCCATGCCCAGCACCCGGCTGGCGTCCCAGCCCCACCTgatgcagagccagcagctccagcagatgcagcagcagcagcagctccagcagcccaaCCTgcagccgcagcagcagcagccgcagcagccccagcagccgccgccgcagccgcagcagcagcagcagcaccacaacCCCGGCTCCAACGGGAGCGGCCACATGGGCCAGAATTTCCTCGGTACGGAGCTGAGCCAGCCCGACCTGCAGCCGGTGAGCAGCAGCGCCATGGCCGTGCACACCATCCTGCCGCAGgattcccagctgctgcccacctCCCTGCCGTCCTCCCTCGCCCAGCCCATGACCACCACGCAGTTCCTGACCCCACCTTCCCAGCACAGTTATTCCTCCCCCTTGGACAACACCCCCAGCCACCAGCTCCAGGTGCCCGACCACCCTTTCCTCACGCCGTCTCCGGAGTCGCCGGACCAGTGgtccagctcctctcctcacTCCAACGTGTCCGACTGGTCCGAGGGCATCTCCAGCCCTCCCACGAGTATGCAGTCACAGATGGGACACATCCCCGAGGCCTTCAAGTGA